CACGCCAGAGGCAATATGGACTCGCTTAATCCCCTCAATCTCACGGGCTTTTCGATAAAGATCAATGAGTGGTCCGTGATCGGTATTTAAATTTTGGCACACATTTGGATAGACGCACGAGAGCTTACGGCAATGCTTCTCAATATTGGGGTCTTTACAGGAAAGACGATACATATTCGCCGTCGGCCCGCCAAGATCGGAGATATAACCGGTAAATCCTTTGGTACGATCGCGAATCTCTTCAATCTCATTTAGAATCGATTGTTCAGAACGGCTCTGAATAATCCGCCCTTCATGTTCGGTAATCGAGCAGAATGAACAGCCACCAAAACAGCCGCGCATAATGCTGACCGAGTGTTTAATCATCTCCCATGCCGGAATTTTCGCATCGCCATAACTCGGATGCGGATTACGCTCAAAGGGGAGCGCATAAACGGCATCCATCTCCTCGGTTGAGAGTGGAATCGGTGGCGGATTGATCCAAATATCGCGGTCACCATGTTGCTGTACAAGGGGACGTGCATTAAACGGATTGGTTTCAAGGTGCAAAATTCGGCTCGCGTGAGCATAGAGCGCCGGCGTTTCGGACACATCCTCAAAACTTGGGAGACGAATCGCGAGCTCATCGCGCTTAATTTTCTCGCTCTCTTTGGCTTGCTGCTCCGTCGGGGCTTCGAGCGCGACATTAGTTTTACAGGTTTTCCCGTCGATCGCTTCGCCATAGGGATTAATATAAGGGTCGATTTTCCCCACATGGTCGAAATGCGTTGAATCGAGTTCAGCGCGCTCAAAATGATTTTTTCCGTGAGGCAGTGAGATGGCAGAGCCGCGAATATCGGTGATCTCAGAGATCGATTCTCCCCGTGCAAGGCGATGACTAAGCTCCACAATCGAGCGCTCACCATTCCCAAAGAGTAAAAGATCAGCTTTAGAATCGAGCAAAATCGAACGGCGAATCGATTCAGACCAATAATCATAATGAGCAACCCGGCGAAGCGATGCCTCAATGCCGCCAATCATAATGGGCGTATCAGGATACGCTTCACGCACTTTTTGAGTATAGACAATCACCGCGCGATCCGGGCGTTTTCCCGCCACATCACCGGCGGTATAGGCATCATTTCGGCGGATTTTACGATCCGAGGTATAGTGATTCACCATCGAATCCATATTGCCCGAATTGATGGCAAAATAGAGGGTTGGCGGACCAAGGCGCATAAAATCATCAAGCGAATTCCAATCCGGCTGGGCAATCACCCCAACGCGAAACCCCTGCGCTTCCA
The window above is part of the Ignatzschineria sp. RMDPL8A genome. Proteins encoded here:
- a CDS encoding YgiQ family radical SAM protein; amino-acid sequence: MREFEGVTPLFSYRKFWAHRFGTAPFLPTTRDEMDLLGWDSCDIIFITGDAYIDHPSFGTAILGRLLEAQGFRVGVIAQPDWNSLDDFMRLGPPTLYFAINSGNMDSMVNHYTSDRKIRRNDAYTAGDVAGKRPDRAVIVYTQKVREAYPDTPIMIGGIEASLRRVAHYDYWSESIRRSILLDSKADLLLFGNGERSIVELSHRLARGESISEITDIRGSAISLPHGKNHFERAELDSTHFDHVGKIDPYINPYGEAIDGKTCKTNVALEAPTEQQAKESEKIKRDELAIRLPSFEDVSETPALYAHASRILHLETNPFNARPLVQQHGDRDIWINPPPIPLSTEEMDAVYALPFERNPHPSYGDAKIPAWEMIKHSVSIMRGCFGGCSFCSITEHEGRIIQSRSEQSILNEIEEIRDRTKGFTGYISDLGGPTANMYRLSCKDPNIEKHCRKLSCVYPNVCQNLNTDHGPLIDLYRKAREIEGIKRVHIASGVRYDLAAQDPRYIKELVTHHVGGYLKIAPEHTEEGPLSKMMKPSMKSYDDFKRLFEKYSKEAEKEQYLIPYFIAAHPGTTDEDMMNLALWLKENGFRADQVQAFLPTPMSLATAMYYSERNPLKPVKRDSEQVGTAKGMRRRRLHKAFLRYHDPENWPLLRQELRYMGRADLIGNRKEHLIPAESRSERADNRRGRNRRGAGGARGKQFTTNYQGIPRKRSPKS